One genomic region from Vanessa tameamea isolate UH-Manoa-2023 chromosome 14, ilVanTame1 primary haplotype, whole genome shotgun sequence encodes:
- the LOC113398511 gene encoding DENN domain-containing protein Crag isoform X5 — protein MDERRVADYFVVAGLPEQPEVLDDSDSGHLKGYSTKPPITDIGVIFPDLGETVPNGYEMLELTPTGLPADLNHGSMRSPECFLCLRRGRDRPPLVDIGVMYDGRERLMADAEMVLVSVGGRLANVNNSTAKTFITYRRAHPTAPCNALVVVDVCVIVASRGETPPHAFCMIAKNLNKGLMGSDVFLCYKKSMNRPPLIAYKPEVLFRYPTVDRRSLVFPTSVPLFCLPMGATLELWPNNAASPKPVFSTFVLTVADATDKVYGSAVTFYESYSHTQLSESQAEQLGWRAGVSHGTHALHANKCICLLSRWPFSDTFERWLLYILEMSWSKEPLNIPIERYITHLLEEVPFPEPRILLQLSPTNPHDRVIVTCREDQPLVRSGAGFRQLLLNLGPDNCLLLLALAITEQKILIHSLRPDTLTAVSEAVSSLLFPFKWQCPYIPLCPLGLAEVLHAPLPYLIGVDSRFFDLYEPPPDVTCVDLDTNNITICESQRHISLKILPKRQARTLRQTLEQLFSNIRPASPVHSSNDSKYNGEPTTSLDRDFQKRKKEQALELKIQEAFLRFMAVTLQGYRSYLIPITKAPTVGTTDPHALFHMDAFLRSRDKTYQRFYALIMRTQMFTRFIEERSFVCDVDQGLTFFDECTERVGAVDEPLLGLDAANASERTVFVLPPDPPDPEGQYSYEKLVLDERLATRGREGRSLRAAPPAALASAESLADASPMARRTKNEIVAAQRLARKASLSPEAWAKCLLGACYSLYFLALPCRLILCRGKEHATLRSAYELLERATKLRVPCDEVCYRVMMQLCGIHSLPVLAVQLLFLMKRAGLQPNALTYGYYNRCVLEAEWPQDMPSGSQLLWNKLRVAVLGAALFRQAGAQRAARAALCGSGTLPRVRTVGGEGADLSALALAEPTRSRSSLDSAGEASGAGASAFEALVRRGNIVRAATAHPRHHQLSAHAGILISGLPSDPDLTRATRPRSNSLGNEETEQTLSIAEKRQTIHVSPDSPSDLRILTRSESFAGDAQIVQNLQRLSFSSGTSNPKSRCSRTLSFPEEPEKEAAATDPLETTKSSPLKLSPRTPVLADDPLGALSACAAPPPRAPAPEPAPPPRHDLSVSPKLFHRRSGSFQEDTAPLTGSETAPATVSSGLASIGNTLKISFGPTSIAGKKSNELLQSGLSSLKSAATSMAKKFDEMKEVISANSTPVKGAIGNATSALTSFMTEEDSADGSSELNPDEFTLGSGFRRASSDAELACSMERGSLATLLAHLPDNLYPSAQDNSKLDNPSIEVHITSCSQCHQCLAFLYDEDIMAGWAADDSNLNTRCTACGRHTVPLLSIQVIRIGQTQAETLSVPYLNPLVLRKEFESILGREGDSCLAEPEFVESHPIVYWNLVWFLERANIENHLPDLLSPDYSAKYQSSDPLPDLEKPVGVAVVCSWEGEGEAPALHRAWRGRLQPRSRTLRALLLTDHDCTKHYSVVLAVLDGLLSNDLSDAIRKLASWRESTCGNKRYYSYYRDILFLAMAALGEQNIDFVALQNEYTRALDQLGTEARPQDLPPSPTAICCRHYFKRLRLTVHE, from the exons atGGACGAACGAAGAGTAGCTGATTATTTTGTAGTGGCTGGATTGCCTGAGCAACCAGAAGTACTAGATGATTCTGACTCTGGTCATCTAAAGGGATACAGTACAAAGCCTCCAATTACTGACATAG GCGTTATATTCCCAGATCTAGGAGAAACGGTGCCAAATGGGTATGAGATGTTAGAACTGACTCCGACGGGGCTACCTGCAGATCTGAACCATGGCTCTATGCGATCACCGGAATGCTTCCTATGTTTGAGGAGGGGTCGAGACAGGCCGCCCCTTGTGGATATAG gcGTAATGTACGATGGGAGAGAGAGACTGATGGCAGATGCTGAGATGGTTCTGGTATCCGTCGGGGGTCGACTCGCCAATGTAAACAATTCTACCGCGAAAACATTCATAACGTACAGACGCGCTCATCCCACTGCGCCTTGCAACGCGCTCGTCGTCGTCGATGTTTGTGTCATAGTGGCCAGCAGGGGGGAGACGCCGCCTCATGCCTTTTGTATGATAGCCAAGAATCTTAATAAAG GTTTAATGGGAAGTGATGTATTCCTTTGCTACAAGAAGTCAATGAACCGTCCGCCGCTAATAGCCTACAAACCAGAAGTACTATTTag GTATCCAACAGTCGATCGACGTAGCTTAGTTTTTCCGACGTCCGTGCCTCTATTCTGTTTGCCAATGGGCGCTACGTTGGAACTGTGGCCGAACAATGCAGCGTCACCGAAGCCAGTGTTTTCTACCTTCGTGCTGACAGTAGCCGATGCCACTGATAAg GTGTATGGGTCGGCGGTGACGTTCTACGAGAGCTACTCGCACACGCAGCTGAGCGAGTCGCAGGCGGAGCAGCTGGGCTGGCGCGCGGGCGTCTCGCACGGCACGCACGCGCTGCACGCCAACAAGTGCATCTGCCTGCTTTCGCGCTGGCCCTTCAGCGACACCTTCGAGCGCTGGCTGCTCTACATACTG GAAATGTCATGGAGTAAGGAACCCTTAAATATACCGATCGAACGTTATATAACACATTTGTTAGAAGAAGTGCCCTTCCCCGAACCGAGGATATTATTGcag CTGTCACCGACGAACCCCCACGACCGGGTCATCGTGACGTGCCGTGAGGACCAGCCTCTGGTTCGCAGCGGGGCCGGCTTCAGACAGCTGCTGCTGAATCTTGGACCTGACAACTGCCTCCTGCTGCTCGCACTGGCCATCACCGAGCAGAAGATACTTATACATTCATTGAG gccAGACACATTGACTGCCGTATCGGAAGCAGTTTCAAGTCTCCTGTTTCCATTTAAATGGCAGTGTCCATACATACCTCTTTGCCCTTTAG gcCTAGCGGAAGTACTTCATGCTCCGTTGCCGTATCTTATAGGCGTGGATTCGAGGTTCTTTGACCTTTACGAGCCACCACCGGATGTCACTTGCGTCGATCTCGACACTAATAATATTACT ATATGTGAGTCCCAACGACATATATCGTTGAAAATTCTACCGAAACGACAAGCGAGAACGCTTCGCCAGACACTTGAACAGTTATTCTCCAACATACGACCAG ccTCGCCTGTCCATTCATCGAACGATAGTAAATATAATGGAGAACCTACAACGAGCTTAGATCGCGATTTTCAGAAAAGAAAGAAAGAG CAAGCTTTAGAACTGAAGATCCAGGAAGCGTTTCTACGGTTCATGGCGGTGACTCTACAGGGTTACCGCAGCTACCTAATACCGATCACCAAAGCACCCACCGTTGGTACCACCGATCCACACGCCTTATTCCACATGGACGCATTCTTGAGATCCAGAGATAAG ACCTACCAGCGGTTCTACGCGCTCATAATGCGCACGCAGATGTTCACGCGCTTCATCGAGGAGCGCTCGTTCGTGTGCGACGTGGACCAGGGCCTCACGTTCTTCGACGAGTGCACGGAGCGCGTGGGCGCCGTCGACGAGCCGCTGCTCGGCCTCGACGCCGCCAACGCCTCCGAGCGCACCGTGTTCGTGCTGCCGCCCGACCCGCCCGACCCCG AGGGGCAGTACTCGTACGAGAAGCTGGTGCTGGACGAGCGGCTGGCCACGCGCGGGCGCGAGGGCCGCTCgctgcgcgccgcgccgcccgccgcgctcgCGTCCGCCGAGTCGCTGGCCGACGCCTCGCCCATGGCGCGCCGCACCAAGAACGAGATCGTCGCCGCGCAGCG TTTGGCACGTAAAGCTAGTCTCTCGCCCGAAGCGTGGGCGAAATGTCTCCTGGGCGCATGTTATTCGCTTTATTTCCTGGCGCTACCGTGTCGCCTCATACTGTGCCGGGGAAAGGAACACGCCACGCTTCGCAGCGCGTACGAGCTGTTGGAACGTGCAACTAAACTGAGAGTGCCTTGCGATGAG gtATGCTACAGAGTAATGATGCAGCTATGCGGTATTCACTCCTTGCCAGTACTCGCTGTACAATTGCTGTTTCTGATGAAGAGAGCTGGACTACAACCCAACGCCCTCACATACGGTTACTACAACCGGTGCGTGCTCGAAGCAGAGTGGCCGCAAGATATGCCAAG CGGCTCGCAGTTGCTGTGGAACAAGCTGCGCGTGGCGGTGCTGGGCGCCGCGCTGTTCCGGCAGGCCGGCGCGCAGCgggccgcgcgcgccgcgctcTGCG GCTCGGGTACTCTACCACGAGTACGTACTGTGGGCGGCGAGGGTGCGGATTTATCGGCGTTGGCGTTAGCCGAACCCACTCGTAGCAGGTCTAGTCTCGATTCTG CGGGCGAGGCGAGCGGCGCGGGGGCGAGCGCGTTCGAGGCGCTCGTGCGGCGCGGGAACATCGTGCGCGCCGCCACCGCGCACCCGCGACACCACCAGCTGTCCGCGCACGCCGGCATCCTCATCTCCG GTCTGCCGTCCGACCCCGATCTGACGAGGGCGACGAGGCCCAGAAGTAACTCGTTAGGAAACGAGGAGACCGAACAGACGTTGTCGATTGCTGAGAAGAGACAG ACGATCCACGTAAGTCCAGATAGTCCGTCCGATTTACGTATTCTCACACGATCCGAGAGTTTCGCAGGAGATGCGCAAATAGTTCAGAACTTACAGAGGCTATCATTCTCTAGTg gtacGTCAAATCCTAAGTCCCGCTGTTCAAGAACGCTAAGCTTTCCTGAGGAACCAGAGAAAGAAGCGGCTGCTACTGATCCTTTGGAGACGACAAAATCATCACCCCTTAA ACTGTCCCCGCGCACGCCGGTGCTGGCGGACGACCCGCTGGGCGCGCTGAGCGCGTGCGCGGCGCCGCCCCCCCGCGCGCCCGCGCCCgagcccgcgccgccgccgcgacACGACCTCAGCGTCAGCCCCAAGCTGTTCCACCGCCGCAGCGGCTCCTTCCAGGAGGACACCGCGCCCCTGACTGG GAGCGAGACAGCGCCCGCCACCGTGTCGTCCGGCCTGGCCAGCATCGGGAACACGCTCAAGATCAGCTTCGG CCCAACAAGTATAGCGGGGAAGAAGTCAAACGAGCTACTTCAGAGCGGTCTCAGTAGTCTCAAGTCTGCGGCGACCAGTATGGCGAAGAAATTTGACGAGATGAAAGAGGTTATATCAGCGAACTCCACTCCGGTTAAAGGCGCTATCGGCAACGCAACGAGCGCCCTGACCAGTTTCATGACGGAGGAAGATTCAGCGGACGGGTCTTCTGAGTTGAATCCGGATG AGTTTACCTTGGGGTCCGGCTTCCGTCGCGCGTCGAGTGACGCAGAGCTGGCGTGCAGTATGGAGCGCGGCTCGCTGGCCACGCTGCTGGCGCACTTGCCCGACAATCTCTACCCGTCCGCc caGGACAACTCAAAGTTAGATAACCCATCAATAGAAGTCCACATAACGTCGTGTTCACAATGCCACCAGTGCCTCGCATTTCTCTACGACGAAGACATCATGGCGGGCTGGGCGGCCGACGACTCTAATCTCAACACGCGTTGTACTGCTTGTGGACGACATACTGTACCTCTTCTATCAATACAa GTAATTCGAATAGGGCAAACGCAAGCAGAAACATTAAGCGTGCCTTATTTAAATCCATTGGTTCTGAGGAAAGAATTTGAATCTATATTAG GTAGGGAAGGCGATTCTTGTTTGGCCGAACCGGAGTTCGTAGAATCGCATCCTATAGTTTATTGGAATTTAGTTTGGTTCTTAGAACGCGCCAATATTGAGAATCACCTCCCCGATTTGTTAAGTCCCGATTACTCTGCGAAGTATCAAAGTTCTGATCCCCTGCCGGATTTAGAAAAACCTGTTG GCGTGGCGGTGGTGTGCTCGTGGGAGGGCGAGGGCGAGGCGCCGGCGCTGCACCGCGCGTGGCGCGGCCGCCTGCAGCCGCGCTCGCGCACGCTGCGCGCCCTGCTGCTCACCGACCACGACTGCACCAAGCACTACTC agTCGTACTGGCAGTGTTGGACGGTCTCTTGAGTAATGATCTCTCGGACGCGATCAGAAAATTGGCCTCATGGAGAGAATCCACTTGCGGAAATAAACGCTACTATTCGTACTACAG ggATATCCTCTTCCTGGCAATGGCGGCTCTGGGTGAACAGAATATTGACTTCGTAGCTTTGCAGAACGAGTACACTCGCGCCCTCGACCAACTCGGCACTGAAGCCAGGCCCCAGGACTTACCGCCTTCACCGACGGCCATATGCTGCAGGCATTACTTTAAGAGATTGCGTTTGACTGTACATGAATAA
- the LOC113398511 gene encoding DENN domain-containing protein Crag isoform X3 codes for MDERRVADYFVVAGLPEQPEVLDDSDSGHLKGYSTKPPITDIGVIFPDLGETVPNGYEMLELTPTGLPADLNHGSMRSPECFLCLRRGRDRPPLVDIGVMYDGRERLMADAEMVLVSVGGRLANVNNSTAKTFITYRRAHPTAPCNALVVVDVCVIVASRGETPPHAFCMIAKNLNKGLMGSDVFLCYKKSMNRPPLIAYKPEVLFRYPTVDRRSLVFPTSVPLFCLPMGATLELWPNNAASPKPVFSTFVLTVADATDKVYGSAVTFYESYSHTQLSESQAEQLGWRAGVSHGTHALHANKCICLLSRWPFSDTFERWLLYILEMSWSKEPLNIPIERYITHLLEEVPFPEPRILLQLSPTNPHDRVIVTCREDQPLVRSGAGFRQLLLNLGPDNCLLLLALAITEQKILIHSLRPDTLTAVSEAVSSLLFPFKWQCPYIPLCPLGLAEVLHAPLPYLIGVDSRFFDLYEPPPDVTCVDLDTNNITICESQRHISLKILPKRQARTLRQTLEQLFSNIRPASPVHSSNDSKYNGEPTTSLDRDFQKRKKEQALELKIQEAFLRFMAVTLQGYRSYLIPITKAPTVGTTDPHALFHMDAFLRSRDKTYQRFYALIMRTQMFTRFIEERSFVCDVDQGLTFFDECTERVGAVDEPLLGLDAANASERTVFVLPPDPPDPEGQYSYEKLVLDERLATRGREGRSLRAAPPAALASAESLADASPMARRTKNEIVAAQRLARKASLSPEAWAKCLLGACYSLYFLALPCRLILCRGKEHATLRSAYELLERATKLRVPCDEVCYRVMMQLCGIHSLPVLAVQLLFLMKRAGLQPNALTYGYYNRCVLEAEWPQDMPSGSQLLWNKLRVAVLGAALFRQAGAQRAARAALCGSGTLPRVRTVGGEGADLSALALAEPTRSRSSLDSAGEASGAGASAFEALVRRGNIVRAATAHPRHHQLSAHAGILISGLPSDPDLTRATRPRSNSLGNEETEQTLSIAEKRQTIHVSPDSPSDLRILTRSESFAGDAQIVQNLQRLSFSSGTSNPKSRCSRTLSFPEEPEKEAAATDPLETTKSSPLKLSPRTPVLADDPLGALSACAAPPPRAPAPEPAPPPRHDLSVSPKLFHRRSGSFQEDTAPLTGSETAPATVSSGLASIGNTLKISFGRFSPARLSLRKENMNIGKAMIENYLSPTSIAGKKSNELLQSGLSSLKSAATSMAKKFDEMKEVISANSTPVKGAIGNATSALTSFMTEEDSADGSSELNPDEFTLGSGFRRASSDAELACSMERGSLATLLAHLPDNLYPSAQDNSKLDNPSIEVHITSCSQCHQCLAFLYDEDIMAGWAADDSNLNTRCTACGRHTVPLLSIQVIRIGQTQAETLSVPYLNPLVLRKEFESILGREGDSCLAEPEFVESHPIVYWNLVWFLERANIENHLPDLLSPDYSAKYQSSDPLPDLEKPVGVAVVCSWEGEGEAPALHRAWRGRLQPRSRTLRALLLTDHDCTKHYSVVLAVLDGLLSNDLSDAIRKLASWRESTCGNKRYYSYYRDILFLAMAALGEQNIDFVALQNEYTRALDQLGTEARPQDLPPSPTAICCRHYFKRLRLTVHE; via the exons atGGACGAACGAAGAGTAGCTGATTATTTTGTAGTGGCTGGATTGCCTGAGCAACCAGAAGTACTAGATGATTCTGACTCTGGTCATCTAAAGGGATACAGTACAAAGCCTCCAATTACTGACATAG GCGTTATATTCCCAGATCTAGGAGAAACGGTGCCAAATGGGTATGAGATGTTAGAACTGACTCCGACGGGGCTACCTGCAGATCTGAACCATGGCTCTATGCGATCACCGGAATGCTTCCTATGTTTGAGGAGGGGTCGAGACAGGCCGCCCCTTGTGGATATAG gcGTAATGTACGATGGGAGAGAGAGACTGATGGCAGATGCTGAGATGGTTCTGGTATCCGTCGGGGGTCGACTCGCCAATGTAAACAATTCTACCGCGAAAACATTCATAACGTACAGACGCGCTCATCCCACTGCGCCTTGCAACGCGCTCGTCGTCGTCGATGTTTGTGTCATAGTGGCCAGCAGGGGGGAGACGCCGCCTCATGCCTTTTGTATGATAGCCAAGAATCTTAATAAAG GTTTAATGGGAAGTGATGTATTCCTTTGCTACAAGAAGTCAATGAACCGTCCGCCGCTAATAGCCTACAAACCAGAAGTACTATTTag GTATCCAACAGTCGATCGACGTAGCTTAGTTTTTCCGACGTCCGTGCCTCTATTCTGTTTGCCAATGGGCGCTACGTTGGAACTGTGGCCGAACAATGCAGCGTCACCGAAGCCAGTGTTTTCTACCTTCGTGCTGACAGTAGCCGATGCCACTGATAAg GTGTATGGGTCGGCGGTGACGTTCTACGAGAGCTACTCGCACACGCAGCTGAGCGAGTCGCAGGCGGAGCAGCTGGGCTGGCGCGCGGGCGTCTCGCACGGCACGCACGCGCTGCACGCCAACAAGTGCATCTGCCTGCTTTCGCGCTGGCCCTTCAGCGACACCTTCGAGCGCTGGCTGCTCTACATACTG GAAATGTCATGGAGTAAGGAACCCTTAAATATACCGATCGAACGTTATATAACACATTTGTTAGAAGAAGTGCCCTTCCCCGAACCGAGGATATTATTGcag CTGTCACCGACGAACCCCCACGACCGGGTCATCGTGACGTGCCGTGAGGACCAGCCTCTGGTTCGCAGCGGGGCCGGCTTCAGACAGCTGCTGCTGAATCTTGGACCTGACAACTGCCTCCTGCTGCTCGCACTGGCCATCACCGAGCAGAAGATACTTATACATTCATTGAG gccAGACACATTGACTGCCGTATCGGAAGCAGTTTCAAGTCTCCTGTTTCCATTTAAATGGCAGTGTCCATACATACCTCTTTGCCCTTTAG gcCTAGCGGAAGTACTTCATGCTCCGTTGCCGTATCTTATAGGCGTGGATTCGAGGTTCTTTGACCTTTACGAGCCACCACCGGATGTCACTTGCGTCGATCTCGACACTAATAATATTACT ATATGTGAGTCCCAACGACATATATCGTTGAAAATTCTACCGAAACGACAAGCGAGAACGCTTCGCCAGACACTTGAACAGTTATTCTCCAACATACGACCAG ccTCGCCTGTCCATTCATCGAACGATAGTAAATATAATGGAGAACCTACAACGAGCTTAGATCGCGATTTTCAGAAAAGAAAGAAAGAG CAAGCTTTAGAACTGAAGATCCAGGAAGCGTTTCTACGGTTCATGGCGGTGACTCTACAGGGTTACCGCAGCTACCTAATACCGATCACCAAAGCACCCACCGTTGGTACCACCGATCCACACGCCTTATTCCACATGGACGCATTCTTGAGATCCAGAGATAAG ACCTACCAGCGGTTCTACGCGCTCATAATGCGCACGCAGATGTTCACGCGCTTCATCGAGGAGCGCTCGTTCGTGTGCGACGTGGACCAGGGCCTCACGTTCTTCGACGAGTGCACGGAGCGCGTGGGCGCCGTCGACGAGCCGCTGCTCGGCCTCGACGCCGCCAACGCCTCCGAGCGCACCGTGTTCGTGCTGCCGCCCGACCCGCCCGACCCCG AGGGGCAGTACTCGTACGAGAAGCTGGTGCTGGACGAGCGGCTGGCCACGCGCGGGCGCGAGGGCCGCTCgctgcgcgccgcgccgcccgccgcgctcgCGTCCGCCGAGTCGCTGGCCGACGCCTCGCCCATGGCGCGCCGCACCAAGAACGAGATCGTCGCCGCGCAGCG TTTGGCACGTAAAGCTAGTCTCTCGCCCGAAGCGTGGGCGAAATGTCTCCTGGGCGCATGTTATTCGCTTTATTTCCTGGCGCTACCGTGTCGCCTCATACTGTGCCGGGGAAAGGAACACGCCACGCTTCGCAGCGCGTACGAGCTGTTGGAACGTGCAACTAAACTGAGAGTGCCTTGCGATGAG gtATGCTACAGAGTAATGATGCAGCTATGCGGTATTCACTCCTTGCCAGTACTCGCTGTACAATTGCTGTTTCTGATGAAGAGAGCTGGACTACAACCCAACGCCCTCACATACGGTTACTACAACCGGTGCGTGCTCGAAGCAGAGTGGCCGCAAGATATGCCAAG CGGCTCGCAGTTGCTGTGGAACAAGCTGCGCGTGGCGGTGCTGGGCGCCGCGCTGTTCCGGCAGGCCGGCGCGCAGCgggccgcgcgcgccgcgctcTGCG GCTCGGGTACTCTACCACGAGTACGTACTGTGGGCGGCGAGGGTGCGGATTTATCGGCGTTGGCGTTAGCCGAACCCACTCGTAGCAGGTCTAGTCTCGATTCTG CGGGCGAGGCGAGCGGCGCGGGGGCGAGCGCGTTCGAGGCGCTCGTGCGGCGCGGGAACATCGTGCGCGCCGCCACCGCGCACCCGCGACACCACCAGCTGTCCGCGCACGCCGGCATCCTCATCTCCG GTCTGCCGTCCGACCCCGATCTGACGAGGGCGACGAGGCCCAGAAGTAACTCGTTAGGAAACGAGGAGACCGAACAGACGTTGTCGATTGCTGAGAAGAGACAG ACGATCCACGTAAGTCCAGATAGTCCGTCCGATTTACGTATTCTCACACGATCCGAGAGTTTCGCAGGAGATGCGCAAATAGTTCAGAACTTACAGAGGCTATCATTCTCTAGTg gtacGTCAAATCCTAAGTCCCGCTGTTCAAGAACGCTAAGCTTTCCTGAGGAACCAGAGAAAGAAGCGGCTGCTACTGATCCTTTGGAGACGACAAAATCATCACCCCTTAA ACTGTCCCCGCGCACGCCGGTGCTGGCGGACGACCCGCTGGGCGCGCTGAGCGCGTGCGCGGCGCCGCCCCCCCGCGCGCCCGCGCCCgagcccgcgccgccgccgcgacACGACCTCAGCGTCAGCCCCAAGCTGTTCCACCGCCGCAGCGGCTCCTTCCAGGAGGACACCGCGCCCCTGACTGG GAGCGAGACAGCGCCCGCCACCGTGTCGTCCGGCCTGGCCAGCATCGGGAACACGCTCAAGATCAGCTTCGG ACGCTTTTCGCCTGCAAGACTGTCGTTGCGCAAGGAAAACATGAATATCGGCAAAGCAATGATCGAGAACTACCTCAG CCCAACAAGTATAGCGGGGAAGAAGTCAAACGAGCTACTTCAGAGCGGTCTCAGTAGTCTCAAGTCTGCGGCGACCAGTATGGCGAAGAAATTTGACGAGATGAAAGAGGTTATATCAGCGAACTCCACTCCGGTTAAAGGCGCTATCGGCAACGCAACGAGCGCCCTGACCAGTTTCATGACGGAGGAAGATTCAGCGGACGGGTCTTCTGAGTTGAATCCGGATG AGTTTACCTTGGGGTCCGGCTTCCGTCGCGCGTCGAGTGACGCAGAGCTGGCGTGCAGTATGGAGCGCGGCTCGCTGGCCACGCTGCTGGCGCACTTGCCCGACAATCTCTACCCGTCCGCc caGGACAACTCAAAGTTAGATAACCCATCAATAGAAGTCCACATAACGTCGTGTTCACAATGCCACCAGTGCCTCGCATTTCTCTACGACGAAGACATCATGGCGGGCTGGGCGGCCGACGACTCTAATCTCAACACGCGTTGTACTGCTTGTGGACGACATACTGTACCTCTTCTATCAATACAa GTAATTCGAATAGGGCAAACGCAAGCAGAAACATTAAGCGTGCCTTATTTAAATCCATTGGTTCTGAGGAAAGAATTTGAATCTATATTAG GTAGGGAAGGCGATTCTTGTTTGGCCGAACCGGAGTTCGTAGAATCGCATCCTATAGTTTATTGGAATTTAGTTTGGTTCTTAGAACGCGCCAATATTGAGAATCACCTCCCCGATTTGTTAAGTCCCGATTACTCTGCGAAGTATCAAAGTTCTGATCCCCTGCCGGATTTAGAAAAACCTGTTG GCGTGGCGGTGGTGTGCTCGTGGGAGGGCGAGGGCGAGGCGCCGGCGCTGCACCGCGCGTGGCGCGGCCGCCTGCAGCCGCGCTCGCGCACGCTGCGCGCCCTGCTGCTCACCGACCACGACTGCACCAAGCACTACTC agTCGTACTGGCAGTGTTGGACGGTCTCTTGAGTAATGATCTCTCGGACGCGATCAGAAAATTGGCCTCATGGAGAGAATCCACTTGCGGAAATAAACGCTACTATTCGTACTACAG ggATATCCTCTTCCTGGCAATGGCGGCTCTGGGTGAACAGAATATTGACTTCGTAGCTTTGCAGAACGAGTACACTCGCGCCCTCGACCAACTCGGCACTGAAGCCAGGCCCCAGGACTTACCGCCTTCACCGACGGCCATATGCTGCAGGCATTACTTTAAGAGATTGCGTTTGACTGTACATGAATAA